A single genomic interval of Cellvibrio sp. PSBB023 harbors:
- a CDS encoding Cache 3/Cache 2 fusion domain-containing protein produces MSITKKFMFALVGILFVGILLAAISIYMAERRSIQQQAELESQRISDDALRLLGVIDSIMSERVKNSMSLLRDLSQSLGPASQSTPISVNARSVPDLLLGEVPIGNQFDLVDKVAAIMGGTATIFSRDGNDFVRISTNVMTPTGRATGTLLAPQGAAIKQILQGKPFYGLVDILGTPYLTGYEPIRDSSGAVIGILYVGYKADLQELFSAIEKSRLLEQGFVAIRDNLGATRVHSTHLDTAEVDRIIRDKDPAWELNTRHFAAWDYDIVTAYSRDEVATRVNASSTFLTMVLVVAGLIIVAIVYTLIQWVVVKPLHQTITRLHDIARGEGDLTLRFNSAAKDELAQLANGFDDLMDKLQHTINSVTQSTQQLFSSASQLEMIATDSTRSVTAQSRDINGIASAISAMTSQSREVAQNADRVMAAATQAKRDAEQGFHNLRNTINSTQALAADIEQAAEGINALASASNEIGAVLNVIRSIAEQTNLLALNAAIEAARAGEQGRGFAVVADEVRSLASRTQASTEEVDKMVQRFQSNSIKAFEKMRAAENQVQTNVGAAASSGEFIQQVLLAVSELSRLNNEISQAVHEQSKVAEDIQSNINRISSNSEENHQRVQSTLQASEVVAGITREIQQHLASYKT; encoded by the coding sequence ATGTCGATTACCAAAAAATTCATGTTTGCGTTAGTGGGAATACTGTTCGTTGGAATATTGCTCGCGGCGATCAGTATTTATATGGCTGAGCGGCGATCCATCCAACAGCAGGCGGAATTGGAAAGCCAGCGAATCAGCGATGATGCCTTGCGCTTGCTCGGCGTTATTGACTCAATCATGTCGGAACGCGTTAAAAATAGCATGTCGCTGTTGCGCGATTTAAGTCAAAGCCTCGGACCTGCCAGTCAATCTACACCAATAAGTGTCAATGCGCGCAGCGTTCCCGATTTATTGCTGGGAGAGGTGCCCATTGGTAATCAGTTTGATCTGGTAGATAAAGTCGCCGCTATTATGGGCGGAACCGCCACCATTTTTTCCCGTGACGGTAACGATTTTGTCCGCATATCTACTAATGTCATGACTCCTACCGGCAGGGCAACGGGCACCTTGCTTGCGCCACAAGGTGCGGCCATCAAACAAATCTTGCAAGGCAAACCTTTTTACGGGCTAGTCGATATTCTGGGCACTCCCTACTTGACCGGTTATGAACCCATTCGCGATAGCAGTGGTGCGGTGATTGGTATTTTATATGTCGGCTATAAGGCTGATTTGCAGGAATTGTTCAGCGCCATTGAAAAAAGTCGCTTATTAGAGCAAGGGTTTGTTGCTATTCGCGATAATCTGGGCGCAACCCGCGTGCATTCAACTCACCTTGATACTGCCGAGGTTGATCGCATTATTCGCGATAAAGATCCCGCATGGGAACTTAATACTCGTCATTTTGCAGCCTGGGATTACGACATTGTTACCGCTTATTCTCGGGACGAAGTGGCAACACGTGTTAATGCATCATCCACTTTTTTGACCATGGTGCTCGTTGTTGCCGGATTAATTATTGTTGCGATTGTTTACACCCTGATCCAATGGGTTGTGGTGAAGCCCCTGCATCAAACTATTACGCGTTTGCACGATATCGCCCGTGGCGAAGGGGATTTAACCTTGCGCTTCAACTCCGCTGCAAAAGATGAACTGGCGCAGTTGGCCAATGGCTTTGATGACCTGATGGATAAGCTGCAACACACAATTAACTCTGTTACCCAATCGACACAGCAATTATTTTCATCGGCCTCACAACTAGAAATGATCGCGACTGACTCTACGCGCTCGGTGACGGCACAGAGCCGTGATATCAACGGTATTGCCTCCGCTATTTCTGCAATGACCAGTCAATCCCGCGAAGTGGCGCAGAACGCCGATCGTGTGATGGCGGCAGCGACGCAAGCCAAGCGGGATGCGGAGCAGGGCTTTCATAATTTGCGCAATACCATTAACTCCACACAAGCACTGGCGGCTGATATAGAGCAAGCGGCTGAGGGGATTAATGCATTGGCATCGGCCAGTAATGAAATTGGCGCGGTACTGAATGTGATTCGCTCCATCGCAGAACAAACCAACCTGCTGGCCCTTAATGCGGCGATAGAAGCGGCAAGGGCAGGTGAGCAAGGGCGAGGTTTTGCCGTGGTGGCTGATGAGGTGCGCTCATTGGCCAGCCGTACCCAGGCATCGACAGAAGAAGTCGATAAAATGGTGCAGCGCTTTCAATCCAACTCCATTAAAGCCTTTGAAAAAATGCGTGCGGCTGAAAACCAGGTGCAAACCAATGTGGGAGCGGCGGCTAGCTCCGGGGAGTTTATCCAGCAGGTGTTGCTGGCTGTTTCCGAGTTGAGTCGTCTCAATAATGAGATTTCCCAGGCGGTGCACGAGCAAAGCAAGGTGGCTGAGGATATTCAGAGCAATATCAATCGCATTAGCAGCAACAGCGAGGAAAATCACCAGCGAGTGCAAAGTACGCTGCAGGCATCGGAGGTGGTGGCTGGGATTACGCGGGAAATCCAACAGCATTTGGCGAGCTATAAAACGTGA
- the rimO gene encoding 30S ribosomal protein S12 methylthiotransferase RimO: MTVNTFDPSQTTTLDTPAKTLASQVQASGNKGNTIGFVSLGCPKNLVDSERILTQLRTEGYNIVPTYNDADMVIVNTCGFIDSAVQESLGAIGEALAENGKVLVTGCLGAKKDEIIQVHPNVLGITGAHAYEEVLSQVHEHLPPNPTHNPFTDLVPPQGIKLTPRHYAYLKISEGCNHSCSFCIIPDMRGKLVSRPIGQVMGEAERLVKAGVKELLVISQDTSAYGVDIKHRTDFWDGRPLKTDMYQLAAALGELGVWVRLHYVYPYLHVDNVIPLMAQGKVLPYLDIPFQHASPTLLRKMRRPGQVEQTLERIKSWREQVPNLTIRSTFIVGFPGETEEDFQQLLDFLQEAQLDRVGCFQYSPVEGAKANDLPDHVPDEIKQERYDRFMQLQQQISTERLKQKVGQVLQVLIDEVDEEGAIGRSFADAPEIDGCVYLNGEENVKAGDLVNVLIEHSDEYDLWGTKV; this comes from the coding sequence ATGACCGTAAATACCTTCGACCCTTCACAAACCACCACATTGGATACCCCGGCCAAGACATTGGCCAGCCAGGTACAGGCTAGCGGTAACAAGGGGAATACCATTGGCTTTGTGTCGCTTGGCTGCCCCAAAAACCTGGTGGACTCCGAGCGTATCCTCACCCAATTGCGTACAGAGGGTTACAACATTGTCCCCACCTATAACGACGCTGATATGGTGATCGTTAATACCTGTGGTTTTATCGATAGTGCGGTACAAGAGTCATTGGGGGCTATTGGTGAAGCCTTAGCGGAAAATGGCAAAGTGTTGGTGACTGGGTGTTTGGGGGCCAAGAAAGACGAAATTATCCAGGTTCACCCCAATGTATTGGGTATAACCGGTGCACATGCCTACGAAGAAGTCTTGTCGCAAGTGCACGAGCACCTGCCGCCCAACCCCACACACAACCCCTTTACCGATCTGGTGCCGCCACAAGGTATCAAATTAACCCCGCGCCACTATGCGTATTTGAAAATCTCTGAAGGCTGCAATCACTCTTGCAGTTTCTGCATTATTCCCGATATGCGCGGCAAATTGGTTAGTCGCCCAATCGGGCAGGTAATGGGCGAAGCTGAGCGACTGGTCAAAGCCGGTGTGAAAGAACTGCTGGTGATTTCACAGGACACCTCAGCCTATGGTGTGGATATCAAACACCGCACGGATTTCTGGGATGGTCGCCCGCTAAAAACCGATATGTATCAACTGGCCGCTGCATTGGGCGAGTTAGGGGTATGGGTGCGTTTGCATTACGTCTATCCCTACCTGCACGTAGACAATGTGATCCCACTGATGGCTCAGGGCAAGGTTTTGCCGTATCTGGATATTCCATTCCAGCATGCCAGCCCAACACTGCTGCGTAAAATGCGCCGCCCGGGCCAGGTAGAGCAAACCTTGGAGCGTATTAAAAGCTGGCGCGAGCAAGTGCCCAACCTGACCATTCGCTCGACCTTTATTGTGGGCTTCCCCGGTGAAACTGAAGAGGATTTCCAGCAATTGCTCGACTTCTTGCAAGAAGCGCAGTTGGATCGCGTTGGCTGTTTCCAGTATTCCCCGGTCGAAGGCGCCAAGGCTAATGACCTGCCAGATCATGTTCCGGATGAAATCAAACAGGAGCGCTATGATCGGTTTATGCAACTGCAACAACAAATCTCTACCGAGCGATTAAAACAAAAGGTGGGGCAGGTGTTGCAAGTGCTTATCGATGAAGTTGATGAGGAAGGCGCAATTGGCCGCAGTTTTGCTGATGCGCCAGAGATCGATGGTTGTGTATACCTGAACGGCGAAGAAAATGTAAAAGCCGGTGATCTGGTCAATGTATTGATCGAACATTCTGATGAATATGATCTGTGGGGTACCAAGGTCTAA
- a CDS encoding prepilin-type N-terminal cleavage/methylation domain-containing protein, with protein MKKFNGFTLIEMMVVVAIIAILALMAIPKADPTIARRQVLESLDLIEDYKKLVAYYQKSELVFLKNNKEAGIPEPDKLLGNYVDAIELKDGAFHLHFGNKAHPSIKGKTLSVQPIVVKDSPQSPMSWICGKADVPTGMQAVGENRTDLEIKDLPINCRI; from the coding sequence GTGAAAAAATTTAACGGGTTTACCTTAATTGAAATGATGGTGGTTGTGGCCATTATTGCCATACTGGCATTGATGGCGATCCCCAAAGCCGACCCCACTATTGCGCGCCGGCAAGTGCTGGAGTCTCTGGACTTGATTGAGGATTACAAAAAACTGGTTGCCTATTATCAAAAAAGCGAGTTGGTTTTTTTAAAGAATAATAAGGAAGCAGGTATTCCTGAGCCCGATAAATTGTTGGGTAATTATGTGGATGCGATTGAACTAAAAGACGGTGCTTTTCATTTGCATTTTGGCAATAAGGCTCATCCATCCATCAAGGGTAAAACACTCAGTGTGCAGCCTATTGTTGTAAAGGATTCACCGCAAAGCCCTATGTCCTGGATCTGTGGTAAAGCAGATGTGCCAACGGGAATGCAGGCAGTAGGCGAGAATCGCACCGATCTGGAAATAAAAGACTTACCCATTAATTGTCGAATCTGA
- a CDS encoding LysR family transcriptional regulator, which yields MSKPYSLQDLELFLRVVECGNMSEVARQLNVTNAAVSASIKRLELALDVSLLERTTRSLRLSAAGQSLIPYLQQALGALDDAESELRNLQTAVVGEISIGLPSDLGRHLLLGILDAFQQQYPGIRLRLDFSDLMQDLYRDNLDLVIRYGDLRDSSLVARKLCDNRRVLAAAPGYIAQMPPLNTLEDLVNHNCLYFYRNDRPYNQWIFYRDGDRVEVPIQGNRHTNDGEVVRRWGLAGHGIVYKSALDLALDIKQGSLVALLDGKYQGQSTPLYAVYKQRKYQPYRLTALIDHLEHQVTQFINPS from the coding sequence ATGAGCAAACCCTACTCATTGCAGGACCTTGAATTATTTCTGCGGGTAGTGGAATGCGGCAATATGAGTGAAGTAGCGCGACAACTGAACGTGACCAATGCGGCAGTGTCCGCCAGTATTAAACGGTTGGAGTTGGCGCTGGATGTGAGCTTGCTGGAACGCACCACACGCAGCCTGCGTTTAAGTGCCGCTGGGCAGAGCCTGATTCCCTATTTGCAGCAGGCATTGGGCGCGCTGGATGATGCTGAATCTGAGTTGCGCAATTTGCAAACGGCGGTTGTCGGTGAAATTAGTATTGGGCTACCCTCCGATTTAGGTCGACATTTGTTGCTAGGCATATTGGATGCGTTTCAACAGCAATACCCGGGCATTCGGTTGCGATTGGATTTTTCGGACTTGATGCAGGATTTGTATCGCGACAATCTGGATCTGGTGATCCGCTACGGCGACTTGCGCGACTCCTCGCTGGTCGCACGCAAGCTTTGTGATAATCGACGTGTGCTTGCGGCAGCGCCCGGTTACATCGCGCAGATGCCGCCTTTAAATACCCTGGAAGATTTAGTGAATCACAACTGTTTGTATTTTTATCGCAATGACCGCCCCTACAATCAATGGATTTTTTACCGCGATGGTGACAGGGTAGAAGTGCCTATACAGGGAAATCGTCACACCAATGATGGTGAGGTCGTGCGGCGATGGGGCTTGGCAGGGCATGGTATTGTGTACAAATCTGCATTGGATTTAGCGCTGGATATTAAACAGGGCTCCTTGGTTGCATTGCTCGATGGCAAATATCAGGGCCAGTCCACACCGCTTTATGCGGTCTATAAACAACGAAAATACCAACCTTATCGATTAACGGCTTTGATCGATCACCTTGAGCATCAGGTTACGCAATTTATTAACCCTTCATAA
- a CDS encoding zinc-binding alcohol dehydrogenase family protein — translation MKAVALKTYLPINNPDSLLDVTLDKPVPTGRDLLVAVDAISVNPVDTKVRSPKDKVESEYRVLGWDAVGRVVATGPEAALFKVGDEVYYAGSIARAGSNSEFQLVDERIVGHKPTTLSNAQAAALPLTAITAWEGLFDRLLIPQSTQASKSKPKTLLIIGGAGGVGSIAIQLAKTLTNVTVIATASRAESAQWCRSLGADVVIDHRKSLQEQLTAQGINAVDYIFCLNNTDQHWVAMSEVIKPQGHICSIVELRGQVDLNLLKNKSVTFTWELMFTRSLFETDDMIEQHHLLNRVADLIDSGKIITTLNQVLSPINASNLRQVHAQIESGTTIGKIVLEKWQ, via the coding sequence ATGAAAGCTGTCGCCTTAAAAACCTATTTGCCCATTAATAACCCCGACTCATTACTGGATGTAACGCTCGACAAACCAGTCCCTACTGGACGTGATTTACTGGTTGCTGTAGATGCAATTTCAGTGAACCCGGTGGATACCAAAGTACGTTCTCCAAAGGACAAAGTGGAAAGTGAGTATCGCGTACTGGGGTGGGATGCCGTTGGCCGTGTGGTAGCCACCGGCCCAGAAGCAGCACTTTTTAAGGTGGGAGATGAGGTGTATTACGCCGGTAGTATTGCGCGCGCGGGCAGTAATAGTGAGTTTCAGTTGGTGGATGAACGCATTGTCGGGCACAAACCAACCACCTTATCCAATGCCCAGGCCGCAGCCCTACCCCTCACCGCCATTACGGCATGGGAAGGCCTGTTTGATCGCTTATTAATTCCGCAAAGTACACAAGCCAGCAAGTCCAAACCAAAAACGCTGTTAATTATCGGCGGTGCAGGTGGTGTGGGTTCTATTGCGATCCAACTGGCAAAAACACTCACAAATGTCACAGTGATTGCCACTGCATCGCGCGCCGAATCAGCACAATGGTGTCGCTCGCTGGGCGCAGATGTGGTTATCGATCACCGCAAGTCATTACAGGAGCAATTAACGGCACAAGGCATCAACGCGGTGGATTATATTTTTTGCCTGAACAACACCGACCAACATTGGGTTGCCATGAGCGAAGTCATTAAACCCCAAGGCCATATTTGTTCGATTGTGGAATTACGTGGCCAAGTGGATTTGAATCTCTTAAAAAATAAATCCGTCACCTTTACCTGGGAGCTGATGTTTACCCGCTCGTTATTTGAGACGGATGACATGATTGAGCAGCACCATTTATTAAATCGTGTGGCCGATTTAATTGATAGCGGAAAAATTATCACCACCTTAAATCAGGTGCTCAGCCCAATTAATGCCAGCAATTTACGCCAGGTACATGCGCAAATAGAAAGTGGAACCACTATCGGCAAAATAGTATTGGAAAAATGGCAATAG
- a CDS encoding GNAT family N-acetyltransferase → MSDVQHQPNQQRFVIHHEGAEALLAYRLFSNGGIPAIDFTSTYVPPEFRGQGLAEKLVRTGLKWAKAQGYELHASCWYVAKFIR, encoded by the coding sequence ATGAGCGACGTACAACACCAGCCCAACCAACAGCGATTTGTTATTCACCATGAAGGCGCTGAAGCCCTATTGGCTTACCGGTTATTTTCCAACGGCGGAATACCGGCTATCGACTTTACCAGTACTTACGTGCCGCCTGAGTTTCGCGGCCAGGGACTTGCAGAAAAACTGGTGCGCACCGGTCTGAAATGGGCGAAAGCGCAAGGCTATGAGTTGCATGCCAGTTGTTGGTATGTGGCGAAATTTATCCGCTAG
- a CDS encoding OsmC family protein, with amino-acid sequence MISLQKDKTGIYRQRISVNSHEFFADVGTDVGGENSAPDPHDLLDSSLAACTAITLTMFAKRRSIPLESINIDVARDSSKEKSGEYNLALNIHFVGSLSDEQKQQLLGIIEKCPIHKLLSHATINITTQHQS; translated from the coding sequence ATGATTAGCTTACAAAAAGACAAAACCGGTATCTATCGCCAACGCATCAGCGTGAACAGCCATGAATTTTTTGCCGATGTTGGCACTGATGTCGGTGGTGAAAATTCAGCACCCGATCCTCACGATTTACTGGATTCATCGCTTGCAGCATGCACTGCCATTACCTTAACCATGTTTGCCAAACGCCGCAGCATTCCCCTTGAATCGATTAATATCGATGTGGCGCGCGATAGCAGCAAAGAAAAAAGTGGTGAGTATAATCTCGCGCTTAACATCCATTTTGTGGGTAGTTTAAGTGATGAGCAAAAACAACAATTATTGGGCATTATTGAAAAATGCCCAATCCATAAATTGTTGTCTCATGCCACTATCAATATCACTACACAGCATCAGTCTTGA